GCGGCGGAAGTGGTGCGCCAGTTCCCGGAAGTGGAGGCTCTGGGGGTCAACTGCACCAAACCGGAATACATCGGGAGCCTGATCGGGGAACTGAAGGCGGCTTCCCACCGGCCTGTTTTCGTGTATCCCAACAGCGGGGAAGAATACGATCCGGTGACCAAGACCTGGCATGGGGTGGGCACGGACCGGAAATTCGGAGACTATGCCCTGGAATACATGGAGGCCGGAGCCGTGGCCGTTGGCGGCTGCTGCACCACGGTGGCCGAGCATATCCGGCAGGTGGTCCAGGCCCGGGAACGGTTCCTGGGAGAAACCCATGAGCGGTAACAGGCAGGGGGACAAGACGGGCCAGGGGACCATCACCACCTTCACCGGCCTGGAGTTCGACCCGCTGGACCCGAGGCCGGAGACCCTCCGCATCCAGGACATCGCCCATGCCCTGAGTCTTTTGTGCCGGGGCAATGGGCACTGCCGGACGTTTTATTCCGTGGGCCAGCACTGTATCGCCGCGGCCCGGGAAGCCCTGGCCCGGGGCTGCGGCAACAGGGTGGCTCTGGGAGCCCTGCTCCACGATGCCACGGAATGCTACCTGTCCGATGTACCCCATCCCTACAAAGCGGCTATGCCCCGGTATCGGGAACTGGAAGAGCAGCTGCTGACGGCCATCTTCCGGAAGTTCCTGGGCGGGCCCCTGCCGGCTCAGGATGAAAAGGCCATCCGGCAGATCGACCGGGCGCTGATGTACAGCGACCTGCACCACCTGATGGACCATCCGGAGAACAGAGAGATGGAGGGGACGCTGCTGCGGAAAGTGGACTACAGGGTGCGGCCCTTCCAGGAGGTGGAAGCAGAGTATCTGCAGCTGTACGGGATCCTGAAGCAGTGAAGGACGACGCCCTTTCTTTTTGAAGGATATTTTCTTATCCGATCTTCACCTTGTGGATCCACCGCATCGAGCGGTACTCGTAATGGCTGATCAGCCAGTTGGCACTCCAGCCCACCGGTTCGGCCATCCAGACCATCTGAATGCCGTAGAGGGGGGCCAGGGTGAGGGAAATCAGGATCCGCAGGCCCAGGTTGGTCAGATTGGCGATGGTGAACAGCTTCATATCCCCGGCACCCCGCAGCACGCCGTCCACGGCCATCTTGAAGCCGATGATGCTGATGAAGAAGCCCACGAATTTCAGGAACGAGGTACCGGTTTCCAGGGCCACGGCCGAAGCCCTGTCACCCAGGAAGAACCGGATGATGGGCTCGTTGCAGGTTTCCAGCACCACCAGGATGATTACCGCATACAGCACCACCAGTTTGTTGGAGGCATGGTAACCGGCAAGAACCCGGTCCACTTTTCGGGCGCCCAGGTTCTGGCCTGTGTAGGGACTCATGGCATTGCCGATGGCGTTCATGGGCACGGTGCATACGTACTGGATCCGCAGGGCGGAGGAATAGCCGGCCAGGGCTGCGGCCCCGAAACTGTTGACCACTCCCTGTACCAGCATCATGCCGATGGACACAATGGACTGCTGCAGAATGGAAGGCAGGGCGATGGCCGTCATTTTGCCCAGCTGGGTTTGGCTGAAATACCCGGGAGCCCTGCCCAGCTCACGGATCAGGTGCATGAACACCCCGTAGGACAGCACCGCCGAAAGCCCCTGGCTGATCAGGGTGGCCCAGGCGGCCCCGGCCACACCCCAGCCCAGGTTCCGGACCATGTAGATGTCCAGGAACACGTTGAGCAGGGAGGAGAAAATCAGGAAATACAGGGGATACCGGGATTTGCCCAGGGCATTGAAAGTGGCGGAAAGGATGTTGTACATAAAAAGGAAGGGCAGGCCCAGGAAGTAGATCCGCAGGTAGGCCTCGGCCATGCCCAGACTGTCCGCCGGGGTCTTCAGCCAGGTCATGATCTGGCTGCTGGCGGCATAGCCGAAAATCCCCAGCAGGGTGCTGAGCCCCAGGAAGGTCAGGAAGGCGGTGTAGATGGCCTGCTTCATGGGGCCGTACTCATGGGCACCGAAATACCGGCTGACGATCACCGAAGCCCCTACGCCGCCTCCGATGGCAATGCTGATGAAAACCGTGGTGAGGGCATAGGAGGCCCCCACGGCGGCCAGGGCTGTTTCGCCCACGTAACGGCCTACAATGGCCGAATCTACGGTATTGTACAATTGCTGGAAGAAATTGCCCAGGATCATGGGCAGGGAAAACAGGAACAGGGCCTTCATAGGCGGGTCGGTCACAAGATAATCCCGATTCATGGTATCACTCCAATTCTGCTGCCGGGCAGCGATGATGACTTCGTTTCCAGTTTACAGAAAAACCTCCGGTTTTTCAATACGCAGGTCTCTTTGGAAAGGAGCACTTATCAGAATATTACCTTTTTTAAATTGGGAAAAGTTCGTATATGGAACGGCCGAAAAACGTGCTATAATAGAAACTATGAAAAGGGGTGCCGTGCACCAACCTTTTACTATTTGGGTAGGAGTGATATTAAATGGCATTTATGGACGAACTGAAGGCTCGTGTTAAACCTGCACAAAAGAGAATTGTGCTGCCGGAAAACGACAGTGACAGAGCGCTGAAGGCTGCTGCTATCGTTACCAAAGAAGGTTTTGCTAAAATCGTGCTGGTAGGGGATCCTGCTAAACTGCAAAAGGATGCAGATCGTCTGGGCATCAGCTTTGACGGTGTACAAATCGTCAACCCTGCAACCTATGAAAAAATGGACGAACTGTGCGCTTACTTTGCAGAACGGAGAAAGAAAAAGGGCATGACCGTGGAAAAAGCACGGGAAATCATGCTGAACGATACCACGTTCTTCGGCGCCGGCCTGCTGGCCATGGGCGATGCTGACGGTGTGGTTTCCGGTTCTACCCGGACTTCTGCTGATACCATCAAAGCAGGTCTGCAGGTTGTGGGCGTAAAACCCGGCAACAAGACCGTATGCAGCGGCTTCATCATCCTGAGCGACAAGAAGAACCTGGGCGACAACGGCAAACTGGTCTTCGGTGACTGCGGCGTTATCATCGAACCGACGGCTGAACAGCTGGCTGATATCGCAGTAAGCTGCGCTGACCGTGCCCGCAACACCCTGGATATCAAAGAACCGAAAGTGGCTCTGCTGTGCTACTCCACCAAAGGCTCCGGCTCCGGTGAAGAAGTCGACAAAGTGAAGGAAGCTGTTGAAATCCTGAAGTCCCGCAATGTGGATTTCGAATTCGACGGCGAACTGCAGGCTGATGCTGCCCTGGTTCCTGAAGTGGGCGAACGCAAGGCTCCTGGCTCCAAAGTGGCCGGCCATGCCAACGTACTGATTTTCCCGAACCTGTGTGCTGCCAACATCGGCTACAAACTGGTTGAACGGTTCAGCGGTGCTACCTGCCTTGGGCCTCTGGTTCAGGGTCTGGCCAAACCGGTCCTGGATCTGAGCCGTGGCTGCTCCACCCAGGATGTGGTGGATGTATGCGCTGTTTGCGCCTGCGATGCCATCGCTGCAGAAGACAACAAATAATTGGTGCACAAAAAAAGGAGGGTGTGAAAAAATCACACCCTCCTTTTTCAGTGGCTGGAAGCAGTAGAGACTGCTGGATGGATCTGCATACAAAGAAAGACGCTGTGAAGAAATGAGGATTCTGAGCTGACCCCCAATTGTTAGACCAAAAATCTAACAATTGGGGGTTAGTTTTTTTATGGCAAGACACAGCTATGAATTTAAGAAAAAAATAGTACTGGAATACTTGAACAGTGACAAAGGGTGTATTTCTATTTCACGTAAATATGGGATGGCAAGTAGCAGCCAGCTGCTAAAGTGGGCTGCTGCTTACAAGGCATTTGGAGATAATGGTCTGAAGAGATCTCGCTCTCAAAAAATATACTCTTTCAAAGAAAAACTTTCTGTGGTAGAGTCTTACTTAACAAATGAAATCTCATATCAGGAATTGGCAATTCGTGTAGGAATCAACAATCCGTCATTGATTTCCAGATGGGTCAATGAATTTAAAATTGCGGGGCCGGATGCGTTACGGTCACATAAAAAAGGTAGGAAAAAGACTTTGAGCCAATCAAAACCCAAAAAAACAGATACCCAGGTTCAACAACCGATGGTCAACATCAGTGTGGAACATGTCCAGGAGTTAGAGAATGAAAACCTTAAACTCCGAATAGAGAATGCTTTTTTAAAAGAACTGAGGAGACTGCGTTTAGAGGACGAAGCAAAAATGAGAGAGTTGCGAAAATCATCTCCAGTCTCCGAGGATCATTCAAGTTGAAAGACATTCTCTCCTATACGCAAATGCCCAAAGCAACCTATATGTACTGGCAGAAACGGTTTGACCGCGAGAATCCAGACCAGGAAGTAGAGGAGAAAATACAGGAAATCCGCAGCCAGCATAAAGATTATGGATACCGTCGCATGACCGGTGAGCTAAAGAACCAAGGGATTTGCGTGAACAAGAAGAAAGTTCAACGTATCATGCAGAAACTGAGCCTTCAGGTAACATCTTTTACCCGGAAGAGCCGTAAATACAGCTCCTATAAGGGTAAGGTAGGAACCATTGCTCCAAATAGGATACATCGTCGTTTTGAGACGAATATCCCTCACCAGAAGATTACGACCGACACTTCAGAATTCAAATACTATGAAGCAGATTCACAGGGACATTTGACTCTGCGCAAGCTTTATCTGGATCCTTTCCTGGACATGTTCAATAATGAAATCATCAGCTATGGAATAGCCAAATATCCTTCGGCTAACAGCATACTGGAAGCTCAAGCCAAAGCAATCAAAATTACTGCTGATTGTCCGTATCGAAGAACATTTCACTCCGATCAGGGCTGGGCATACCAAATGAAATTCTATACCAAAAGACTAAAAAACGAACGAATTTTTCAGAGCATGTCTCGAAAAGGCAACTGTCATGATAACGCTGTAATGGAAAACTTCTTCGGCTTACTGAAGCAGGAAATATATTACGGAGTGACCTACTACAGCTACAAAGAATTAAAAGGCGCTATCGAACGATACATCAAATACTATAACGAGCAAAGAATCAAGGAAAAACTGGGCTGGAAAAGTCCTGTTCAATACAGGCTTTCCTTGCAGGCAGCATAAAAAAGTAACGAGACGGTAAAAACCATCTCGTTACTAAGGTCTAACTTTTTGGGGTCACATCATTCATTTCTTCACAGCGCCTTTTTTCTATGTATGCACTGCCATGCACAGCCGCCCCAGACAATAACAGCCCAACGCCGGAGGGGTCGATCGCCCTGATCGACCCCTCCGGCGTTGGGCAACAATCAACAGACGGTGCATACGGGCGCAGCGATGCGGCGCCCCTACGGCAACAGGGGATGCTCCCGGCAAAAGCGAATGAAAGCCCGTACGGCCCGGGGTGTATATTCTTCCTGGGGCAGCAGCAGAAAAAATTCCCGGTCTGTGACGGGAAGGTCGATTTTGTAAAAAACCAGCTTCCTGTCATGGGGATCCACCAACCGGTCACAAATGAAAGCCGAAGCATAACCGGCTTTGGCCAGATGGTAGACCGTGGCCAGCTGGGAAACCTGAGTCTTGATCCGGGGCGTGCAGCTGGCTGCCCTGAAGATTTCAGCCACCCGGTCATGGAGATTGTTCCCCGGGCGGAGAACGATATAGTCAAGAAATGAGAGGGCTGCAAGGGGCAGGCTCGGGCAGGCGCTTTCCAGATGCCTTCCGGCTGCAACCTGGGCCGCTGAAAGCTGCCATGGCCCATACTGTTCATGAAAGGCACTGTCAGCCGGGACAGCCAGGAGAATGGTGTCGTGAAAAATGCTGTAGTGCTTGAAAGCCGGTATGAATTCCGGATTGCAGCTGAAGGTCAGATCCAGTTCCCGTTCTTTGAGCAGAGAAGCCAGATGGGCGGAGCTGCTTTCCAGCAAATCGATCTGGATGCCGGGATAGGCTGCACTGAACCGGGTCAGCAGGGGGGGCAGGATATGGGCGTTGAGGTAGTGAGAGCCCCCGATCCGAAGATTTCCGGTGACCAGGTCGGCCAGATCTTTTAACTGCTGGTCCACCGTTTCTTCCACCTTTTTGATTTCGCGCAGTCCGCGTACATAGACAGCACCTGCTTCCGTCAACTGGAGCGGGTGCTTTTTCCGGTTGAAGAGGGGCATACCCAGCCGTGTCTCTACCTTACGGATGGCAATGCTGAGCGCAGGCTGGGTCATATGCAGGGCCTCTGCAGCTTTGGAAAAACTGCCGCAGCGGGTAATCGTCAGGATATATTCTTTCTCCAATTCCACGGGGAATCTCCCTCCTTCAGGTTGGTCCATATAGTATAAAACATATTTATAGATATGTAAATAACATATAATTGCTTTTATGTACAGAAAATTCTATTATAATGCCATAAAGATTCCAATCGGGAGGGAATGAAATGAAAGTCAATGCGCTGTTGATGGATGAAAGGGACAACGTGGTGACCTGTGTGGAAGAAATCCCGGCAGGTGCCACGGTGACGTATCAGGATGGGGACCGGGTGTGTACGGTTCGGGCAGAAGAGACCATCCCGTACTGTCATAAAATCGCGCTTCAGGATCTTGGGGCCGGTGATGATGTAATGAAATATGGGGAAAGCCTGGGAAAACTCATTTCTCCGGTTGCCAAAGGCCACTGGGTCAACGATAACAATTTAAAAAGTGTGCCGCGGGATTATGATGCAGAACTGGTGGGAGACCAGTGGAAAACCACGGCGAAGCAGTCCACGGGGGATCCGTCTCTGACGGAAATGTCCTTCTGGGGATACCGGAGAGCCGAAGGCCGTCCGGGCATCCGCAACCATGTGCTGATCCTGCCCACCTGCGCCTGCGGAAGCGAAAGCTGCCGTGTGGTGGCCAGCCAGGTACGGGGCGCCGTCAACATCATCTTCAATACGGGCTGCAGCGATGTGGCTGCCAATACGGAAATGAGCCAGAAAGTCCTGACCGGGTTTGCCACCAATCCCAATGTATATGGCGTCGTCATCATCGGCCTGGGCTGTGAAACGGTGGGCCATGCCCAGCTGGCGGAGAAAATCCGGAAAATGACCAGCAAGCCTGTGGTTGACTTCGGGATCCAGGACGAGGGCGGTACCCTCAAGACCATTGAAAAGGCTGTACGGGCAGCCAGGGATATGGCCCAGGAGGCTGGACGGCAGCAAAAGGAACTCTTCCCCATGAGCGAATTCTTCCTGGGGATCGAATGTGGCGGCAGCGATGCCACCAGCGGTATCGCCAGCAATCCGGCTGTAGGGGAAGCCAGTGACATCCTGGTGGACCTGGGAGCCACCAGCATGATGAGCGAATCCATCGAATGGATCGGTGGGGAACACATCCTGGCCAAACGGGCCGCTACGCCTGCTATCCACAACCAGATCATCGAGGTGTGCCGGGCTTACGAGAAACATCTGGCTGGAGCCGGACAGGACTGCCGGGCCGGGCAGCCCACCCCGGGGAACAAAGCAGGTGGTTTGTCCACCCTGGATGAGAAGAGCCTGGGCTGCATCCGCAAGGGGGGAACCCGTCCCATCCGGGAAGTCCTGGAACAGGCGAAGAAACCGACGCAAACGGGAGCGCTGGTGATGGACACGGCAGGATACGATATTTCTTCTGTGACCAGTATGGTGGCTGCCGGCTGCCAGGCGGTGATCTTCACCACCGGGCGGGGGACGCCCACCGGCAATGCCATTGCACCGGTGATCAAGGTGACTGCCAATGGACGGACCTATAAAAATATGGAAGACAATATGGATGTAGACCTGAGTACCATCGTCCGGGGTGAAAAGACCTACAAGCAGATGGGCCGGGAACTGGTTGACGAAATCCATGAAGTGGCCAACGGAAAACTGACCAAGGCAGAAGCCTATGGATTCTCCGATATTGCCGTAGACCATGTATGCCGGTTTGTGTAATCAGGAAGAAAGAAGGCAATCAAAATGGGATTTATTTTTAAACCTTGGAATCGCTTGAGCCTGTTCACCCGGATTATGATCGGGTTTGTACTGGGTATCCTGGTGGGGCTGGTATTCGGCCCCCAGGCTGCCGTCCTGAATCCGCTGGGGACCATCCTGACCCGGCTCCTGACCATGGTGGTGGCACCTATGGTGCTGTGCCTTCTGGTGGTGGCTGCGGCTGATGTGGGGGATGGAAAGAAACTGGGCCGTATGGGTGTGAAGACGGTGGCGTCCTTTCTGATTTCCACGGCCTTTGCCATTGTGGTGGGACTGTTCTTCGCCAACCTGTTCCATGTGGGGACCGGGGTGGACCTTTCCGGGACTGTACCCGCTGTCAAGAAAAGTACCCAGGATGTATCGCTCATCGGAACGCTGGTCAATATCATTCCCTCCAATCCTTTTCAGTCTCTGGCCCAGCAGAATCTGCTGCAGATCATTTTCTTTGCGCTGATCCTGGGCTTCTGCCTGATGAAAATGGGGAGCAAAGGCGAGCCTCTCCTGAATATTTTCAGGGTCGGCAAGGAAGTGATGGGTGACCTGACCAATCGGGTCCTGGAATTCACTCCCTATGGCGTGTTCGGGCTGATGGCCACCGTGGTGGGAAAGAATGGTTCTGCCATCATGATCCCGTATCTGAAATGCATTGCAGCCTTGTATCTGTCCGGTTTCCTCTATGTGATCATCATACAGGCCGGGGTCATGGGCGGTCTGATCGGACACATTTCGCCCCTGCGCTTCCTGCGGACCATGAAAGAAGCCATGGCCTTTGTCTTTGCCACCTGTTCTTCTGTAGCGACCATCCCTATCAACCTGAAATGCACCAAGAACCTGGGGGTGGACGAGGATACGGCCAACTTCATCATTCCCTTTGGCGCCGTCATGAACATGAATGGTACGGCCATTTACGAAGCGGTTGCCGTGGTCTTCACTGCTGAGATCTTCGGCATCCATCTGAGTGCCACGGATCAGCTGATGGTCATGGTTTCCGCGACCCTGGCCGCCATCGGGACTGCCGGGATCCCCGGCTCCGGCCTGGTGATGCTGACCATCGTCCTCAGTGCAGCCCATCTGCCCATGGAAGCCATCGGACTTCTGGCCGGGATCGACCGGATCCTGAACATGGGCCGGGTCATCCCCAACATCGTAGGCGATGCTGCTTCTGCGGTTGTCATTGCCAAGAGTGAAGGAACGTTGAAGAAAGTGTAACGACGGACTGGTTCTCCCAAAACCAAAAATACGTGTGGATGAACCACAGTGGAATGCCCCCCAGTTGTTGGACCTGGAATCTGACAACTGAGGGGCGTTTTGCCTTGCACCTTTTTTCGTTCAACGATATAATAGTAAAATATACATTTTATTCACAATCCTGTTTGTAAAGGAGTTTGTCCATGTCCCGTGCAGCCTTTTCGGAGTCCCATCCCGACTCCTTTATCCATCATCACCTGAATTACTTTCTGCCCACGGTATACACCATCACCGACTGGCTGATGATCCTTCTGGCAGAAGTGCTTTCGTACCACCTGCGCTGCTTCGTTACCGGCAATACCCATCTGCACATTGCCTGGCTGAACGCCTGGGTGGCCTTTCCGCTGCTGTTTCTCCTGTTCTTCCGCCAGGCGGGCATCTACACCCGGCGGATGGGGTACTGGAAGCTGATGGAATGCATCTGCTGGGGCTGCACCTATGCCACGGGTGCCATTGTGGTGTTCGTGTACATGTCCCATATCGCCACCAGCACGTCCCGGCTGTTCATCGGGTTCCTGTGGCTGTTTGCCTTCCTGCTGGTGACCCTGTCCCGGTATTTTATCGCCCATCTGCTGAACTGGGCCGGGGTGGGGAGCATCCCCCTGCTGCTGGTGGGAGCCGGCAAGACAGCCCGCCTGATCCTGCAGGGGATCCAAGATGACGTGGGCCTGAACTACAACGTGATCGGGTACGTGGATGACGCCGGGCCTCAGCCGGAGAATGTGGGAGACCTGTCCTATCTGGGCACTTTCGACCAGGTGACGGATGTAATCGGAAAGACCGGTGTACAGGATGTGTGCATTGCCGCACCGGGCCTGACCCCGGACAAACTCAACAGCCTGATGCATGGGATCCAGCCCCATGTACGGAACCTGGGCTTTGTGCCAGACCTGATCGGTCTTCCTGTCAATGGAGTGGAAGTGGATTCCCTGTTCAATGAGCGGATGATCCTTATGAGCCTGAAGAACAACCTGGCCCGTCCCTACAACCGGATGTGCAAGCGCCTGTTCGACCTGGTGCTGACCCTGGTGGGGGTGGTGCTGCTGAGCCCGGTGTTCCTGGTGCTGGCCATTCTGATCAAGCTGGATTCCCGGGGGCCGGTGATCTTCGCCCACCAGCGCATCGGCAAGGATGGCAAACTGTTCCCCTGCCTGAAGTTCCGCACCATGTGCGTGGATGCGGACCGGAAACTGAAGGAATACCTGGCCGCCAATCCGGAGGCCCGGAAGGAATGGGAAGCGGAGTTCAAACTGAAGGACGATCCCCGGGTGACCCGGGTGGGGAAGGTGCTGCGGCGCACCAGCCTGGACGAACTGCCCCAGCTGTTCAACGTGCTGAGCGGCCAGATGAGCCTGGTGGGGCCCCGGCCCATCGTCACGGCGGAGATCCCCAAATACGGGCCCTATATCAAGGACTTTTACATGGTGCGTCCGGGCATCACAGGCATGTGGCAGGTGAACGGCCGCAGCGATACCACCTACGAGGAACGGGTGCAGATGGATTCCTGGTATGTGCGTAACTGGGGCGTCTGGCTGGATATCATGCTGCTGTGGCGGACCTTCGGGGTGGTGCTGAGCCATAAGGGGGCCTATTAAGGCTCCTTGACAAGGCCACCGGGGGTAGGATATACTTAACCTGTTGACTACATGGAGGAATGGCCGAGTGGTTTAAGGCACCAGTCTTGAAAACTGGCGATCCCGCAAGGGGCCGGGGGTTCGAATCCCTCTTCCTCCGCCAACAATTGGAGCTGTCGCGCTGCGACAGCTCTTTTTAGTCACTGGTCTCTAGTCACTAGTCTGCAGCCGATGGAAGCCAGCTTACGCTGGCTGAAATAAAACTCTCCGGGCTTTTTTTGTAAAACGTTGTAATTACAACTGAATGCCGGAATTTCTTGTGCTATAGTTCTAATCAATGAAGAAGAAATGGTTCGGCAGCGGCTTACAGCTGCTTACAAGCGGAAAGGACGATGTGTGATGGCAATTTATACGTTGGGTATCGATGTGGGTTCTACGGCTTCCAAATGCGTGATTCTGAAGGATGGCAGGGATATCGTGGCCAAGTCCCTGGTTCCGGTGGGTACCGGTACCACCGGTCCGGCCCGTTCCATTGAAGAAGTGCTGAAGAATGCCGGCATGAAACGGGAAGATATGGACTTCACCCTGGCTACGGGTTATGGGCGGAACTCTCTGGAGGGCATCGCCGACAAGCAGATGAGCGAACTGAGCTGCCATGCCATGGGCGCCAGCTTCATCTGGCCCAACGTGCATACGGTCATCGACATCGGCGGTCAGGATGTGAAGGTCATCCATGTGGAAAACGGCACCATGACCAACTTCCAGATGAACGACAAATGTGCGGCTGGCACCGGCCGGTTCCTGGACGTCATGGCCGGGATCCTGGAAGTGAAGGTGGGGGACCTGGCGGCCCTGGGTGCCAGAGCGAAGGAAAAGATTTCCATCAGCTCCACCTGCACCGTGTTCGCCGAAAGTGAAGTCATCAGCCAGCTGTCCAAGGGGGCAACCAAGGAAGACATCATCGACGGGGTCCACCGTTCCGTGGCCAGCCGTGTGGTGGGCCTGGCCCAGCGGGTGGGCGTGAAAGGCGATGTGGTGATGACCGGCGGCGTAGCCCAGAACTACGGGGTACGGGAAGCCCTGGAACAGGGCCTGGGCGTGGAAATCCAGACCAGCCCTCTGGCCCAGTACAATGGGGCCCTGGGTGCCGCCCTGTACGCTTACAAACAGGCCTTGAAGAAAATCGCATAAAAAAGGAGGGTGTGGATCCATCCACACCCGGCCGGAGATAAAAAAAGGCGCTGTGAAAAAATCGTCCACAGCGCCTTTATTTCGCTAGCGTCAGCTGGCTTCCATCGGCTAGAGACTAGTGACGGGGTGTGAAAAAGCATTTTTTCACACCCCGTTTTTATGCTTACTTGCTGAACTTTTTGCCTGTCAGCAATTCGTAGGCTTCCTTGTATTTGGCAATGGTCTTGTCGATGACATCCTGGGGCAGCAGGTAGTCGCTGTCCGGGTTGGCCTTCAGCCAGTCACGGACGAACTGCTTGTCGTAGGAAGGCTGGCTCTTGCCGGCTTCGTAGCCCTTCAGCGGCCAGAACCGGGAGCTGTCCGGGGTCAGCATTTCGTCGCCCAGGACCACGTTGCCCTTTTCGTCCAGGCCGAATTCGAATTTGGTGTCGGCGATGATGATGCCCCGATTGTACGCATAGTCGGCACATTTTTTGTACAGGTCGATGGTGGCATCTTTGATGGCCTTGGTGTATTCAGCGCCTTTGCCCGGGAATCTCTTTTCCAGGTAGGTCACGCACTGTTCTTCGGTGATGTTTTCATCGTGATCGCCCAGTTCTGCCTTGGTGCTGGGGGTGAACAGCGGTTCAGGCAGCTTCTGGCATTCTTTCAGGCCTTCGGGCATCTTGATGCCGCAGACGGTACCGTTTTCTTTGTAGGATTCCCAGCCGCTGCCGGTGATGTAGCCACGGACGATGCATTCTACGGGAATCATGTTCAGCTTGCGGCATTTCATGCTCTTGCCGGCGAATTCCGGGGTACGGAAGAATTCGGGCATATCCGCCGGATCCACACTGATCATGTGGTTGGGGATGATGTCCTTCGTCAGGTCGAACCAGAATTTGGACATTTGGGTCAGGACGGCACCCTTGTCCGTAATGGTGTTCTTCAGAATGTGGTCGAACGCGGAGATCCGGTCGGAAGCCACCATGATCAGGCTGTCGCCCAGATCGTAAATTTCACGTACTTTCCCAGATTTAACGGGTTTGTATTCCTGCATGATCCATCCTCCTTGAAAATAGACAAACAAAATTCCATATCCCTATCATATCACAGGAATGGTTTTTAGTCGAATGATTTTATAGGAAAAGTTTTTAATGTTTGTTTCAAATGATACAGGGGAAAATCGGGAAATGGCCGTTGGAAACTCAGTCTATTTCCCGACAGGGAAGAAACATCCACCGACAGCGGAATTTTGTAAAAAAACCGTGGAATGTTCAGTGTCCGTTGAAGAGAAGCGGTTTTTATCGTATAATAGATTGTAAACTCCCGTACAACTACAATTTTGGAGTCTCTCAAAAACAGAAAGGATGTTTTCTATGCGTATCGTTATGACTATCGTTGGTGTGGATAAAGTGGGTATCATTGCAAAAGCCAGCACCCTGCTGGCAGACAACAATGTCAATATCCTGAATATCAATCAGAATATCGACAACGGCTTCT
This region of Acidaminococcus timonensis genomic DNA includes:
- a CDS encoding phosphoribosylaminoimidazolesuccinocarboxamide synthase, with amino-acid sequence MQEYKPVKSGKVREIYDLGDSLIMVASDRISAFDHILKNTITDKGAVLTQMSKFWFDLTKDIIPNHMISVDPADMPEFFRTPEFAGKSMKCRKLNMIPVECIVRGYITGSGWESYKENGTVCGIKMPEGLKECQKLPEPLFTPSTKAELGDHDENITEEQCVTYLEKRFPGKGAEYTKAIKDATIDLYKKCADYAYNRGIIIADTKFEFGLDEKGNVVLGDEMLTPDSSRFWPLKGYEAGKSQPSYDKQFVRDWLKANPDSDYLLPQDVIDKTIAKYKEAYELLTGKKFSK
- the hgdC gene encoding (R)-2-hydroxyglutaryl-CoA dehydratase activase HgdC, coding for MAIYTLGIDVGSTASKCVILKDGRDIVAKSLVPVGTGTTGPARSIEEVLKNAGMKREDMDFTLATGYGRNSLEGIADKQMSELSCHAMGASFIWPNVHTVIDIGGQDVKVIHVENGTMTNFQMNDKCAAGTGRFLDVMAGILEVKVGDLAALGARAKEKISISSTCTVFAESEVISQLSKGATKEDIIDGVHRSVASRVVGLAQRVGVKGDVVMTGGVAQNYGVREALEQGLGVEIQTSPLAQYNGALGAALYAYKQALKKIA
- the wbaP gene encoding undecaprenyl-phosphate galactose phosphotransferase WbaP, whose amino-acid sequence is MSRAAFSESHPDSFIHHHLNYFLPTVYTITDWLMILLAEVLSYHLRCFVTGNTHLHIAWLNAWVAFPLLFLLFFRQAGIYTRRMGYWKLMECICWGCTYATGAIVVFVYMSHIATSTSRLFIGFLWLFAFLLVTLSRYFIAHLLNWAGVGSIPLLLVGAGKTARLILQGIQDDVGLNYNVIGYVDDAGPQPENVGDLSYLGTFDQVTDVIGKTGVQDVCIAAPGLTPDKLNSLMHGIQPHVRNLGFVPDLIGLPVNGVEVDSLFNERMILMSLKNNLARPYNRMCKRLFDLVLTLVGVVLLSPVFLVLAILIKLDSRGPVIFAHQRIGKDGKLFPCLKFRTMCVDADRKLKEYLAANPEARKEWEAEFKLKDDPRVTRVGKVLRRTSLDELPQLFNVLSGQMSLVGPRPIVTAEIPKYGPYIKDFYMVRPGITGMWQVNGRSDTTYEERVQMDSWYVRNWGVWLDIMLLWRTFGVVLSHKGAY
- a CDS encoding dicarboxylate/amino acid:cation symporter — its product is MGFIFKPWNRLSLFTRIMIGFVLGILVGLVFGPQAAVLNPLGTILTRLLTMVVAPMVLCLLVVAAADVGDGKKLGRMGVKTVASFLISTAFAIVVGLFFANLFHVGTGVDLSGTVPAVKKSTQDVSLIGTLVNIIPSNPFQSLAQQNLLQIIFFALILGFCLMKMGSKGEPLLNIFRVGKEVMGDLTNRVLEFTPYGVFGLMATVVGKNGSAIMIPYLKCIAALYLSGFLYVIIIQAGVMGGLIGHISPLRFLRTMKEAMAFVFATCSSVATIPINLKCTKNLGVDEDTANFIIPFGAVMNMNGTAIYEAVAVVFTAEIFGIHLSATDQLMVMVSATLAAIGTAGIPGSGLVMLTIVLSAAHLPMEAIGLLAGIDRILNMGRVIPNIVGDAASAVVIAKSEGTLKKV